The DNA window GTCGATCCGGCCCTGGGCGGCGCGGACGGCGGCCAGGTGGGCGCGGGCCGCGTCGATCACCCGCTCGAGGGCGGCGTCCAGCTCACCGTGCTGGTCGGTCATGTGAGGCAGTCCCTTCGCGATGGGGGAGGTTCCGCGCCGACGGCGCGACGGGCACGGTCAGCAGCTGCGGAGAAAGCGGTCGAGAACCCGCACGCCGAACTGTAGTCCGTCCAGTGGAACCCGCTCGTCGATGCCATGGAACAGGCCGGAGAAATTGAGGTCAGCGGGCAGCCGGAGCGGCGCGAACCCGAAGCAGCGGATGCCGAGCTGGGAGAACGCCTTGGCGTCGGTGCCGCCGGAGAGCATGTACGGCACCGGCAGGGCGCCCGGGTCCTCGGCGCGCAGCGCGGCGGACATGGCCTCGACCAGGTCGCCGTCGAAGGTGGTCTCCAGGGCCGGCTGGCGCTGGATGTACTCGATGGCGATGTCCGGCCCGACCAACTCGCGCAGCTGCCGCTCCAGCACCTCGCTCTGCCCGGGCAGGCTGCGGCAGTCGATGGTGGCGGTGGCCCGGCCCGGGATGACGTTGTCCTTGTAGCCGGCGGTCAGCCGGGTCGGGTTGGCGGTGTTGCGGATGGTCGCGCCGATGATGTTGGCGATCGGGCCGAGCTTGGCGATCGCGGTCTCCGGGTCGTCCGGGTCGATCTCGATGCCGAGGACGTCGGAGATCTCGGCGAGGAACGCCCGTACGGTGTCGGTCATGACCACCGGGAAGCGGTACGCCCCGATCCGGGCGACCGCCTCGGCGAGCGCGGTCACGGCGTTGTCGTCGTGCACCATCGAGCCGTGGCCGGGGCGGCCCTTGGCGTGCAGGCGCAGCCAGTCGATGCCCTTCTCGGCGGTCTCGATGAGGTAGAGCCGCCGCGACTCGTCCACCGCGTAGGAGAAGCCGCCGACCTCGCCGATCGCCTCGGTGCAGCCGTCGAAGAGGTGGCGGTGCCGCTGGGCGAGGAAGTGCGCGCCGTAGTCGCTGCCGGCCTCCTCGTCGGCGGTGAAGGCGAGCACGATGTCGCGGGACGGGCGGACGCCGGCGCGCTGCCAGCCGCGGACCACGGCCAGGACCATCGCGTCGAAGTCCTTCATGTCGATGGCGCCGCGGCCCCACAGGTAGCCGTCGCGGATCTCGCCGGAGAACGGGTGCACCGACCACTCGTCCGGGTCGGCGGGCACCACGTCGAGGTGCCCGTGCACGAGCAGCGCGTCCCGGCCCGGGTCAGTGCCGGGGATCCGGGCGACCAGGTTGGCCCGGCCCGGCGCGGACTCGTGGAGTTCCACGTCGACGCCGACCTCGGCGAGCTTCTCGGCGACGTACTCCGCGGCCCGGCGCTCCCCGACGCTGGTGTCGTTGTCCCCGGTGTTGGTGGTGTCGATGCGCAGCAGGTCGCGGCAGAGGTCCACGACCTCGTCGGTGGGGTCCGGTCGGGCGGAGGCGGGGTCGCTCGTCATCGCTTCTTCATACCAGCAGGGCCGGCCGGCCGGTCGCCCCCGGTCGGGGCGCGGTTTCGCGGATCGCGCGGGCGGGTACCGCCGGACCACCACACCCGTCGATCGGCTGTTCCGCGGCGCCCGACGCGCCGAGCCCGGATGGCCGTGGCCGCCAGCTCACGGAGGGCACCATGACCGTCCCCCTGCCGCCGTTGCCACCCACCGCCGACGACGCGTACCGGCCGGGCGGGCGGAGCCTGGCCGACCTCGTGGACCGGGAGCACCGGATGCTGCTCGGGCTGGCCGAGCAGGCCGGCGACGCGAGCCTGGACCCGGCGCGCCGCCGTGAGGTGCTGGACGTGCTGACGGCCGCGGTGTCCCGGCACGTCTCCGCCGAGGAGCAGTACCTCTTCCCGGCCGCCCGGGCCGCCGTCCCGGAGAGCGCCGAGCTGGTGGACCGGGAGATCGAGGCGGACGCCGCCCTGCTGACCGCGCTGAAGGGACTGTCCGGCCCGGACGACCCGGCGGTGGCCGATGTCGCCGACCGGGTGCGCCGGCACGTCGGCCGGGTCGCCGCGCTGGTGACGCCGCTGCGCGAGGTGGCCAGCGACGCCGAGTTGATCCGGCTGGGCAACCGCTGGGAGATCGCCGAGGAGGCCGCGCCGACCCGGCCGCATCCGGGCACCCCGGCCACCCCACCGTGGAACAAGATCGTCGAGCCGGCCGTGGGTGTGCTGGACAAGGTGCGCGACGTGGTCTCCGGGCGG is part of the Micromonospora halotolerans genome and encodes:
- a CDS encoding M20/M25/M40 family metallo-hydrolase produces the protein MTSDPASARPDPTDEVVDLCRDLLRIDTTNTGDNDTSVGERRAAEYVAEKLAEVGVDVELHESAPGRANLVARIPGTDPGRDALLVHGHLDVVPADPDEWSVHPFSGEIRDGYLWGRGAIDMKDFDAMVLAVVRGWQRAGVRPSRDIVLAFTADEEAGSDYGAHFLAQRHRHLFDGCTEAIGEVGGFSYAVDESRRLYLIETAEKGIDWLRLHAKGRPGHGSMVHDDNAVTALAEAVARIGAYRFPVVMTDTVRAFLAEISDVLGIEIDPDDPETAIAKLGPIANIIGATIRNTANPTRLTAGYKDNVIPGRATATIDCRSLPGQSEVLERQLRELVGPDIAIEYIQRQPALETTFDGDLVEAMSAALRAEDPGALPVPYMLSGGTDAKAFSQLGIRCFGFAPLRLPADLNFSGLFHGIDERVPLDGLQFGVRVLDRFLRSC
- a CDS encoding hemerythrin domain-containing protein gives rise to the protein MTVPLPPLPPTADDAYRPGGRSLADLVDREHRMLLGLAEQAGDASLDPARRREVLDVLTAAVSRHVSAEEQYLFPAARAAVPESAELVDREIEADAALLTALKGLSGPDDPAVADVADRVRRHVGRVAALVTPLREVASDAELIRLGNRWEIAEEAAPTRPHPGTPATPPWNKIVEPAVGVLDKVRDVVSGRRTRLADLERPRDV